One Rhizoctonia solani chromosome 2, complete sequence DNA segment encodes these proteins:
- a CDS encoding Smr domain protein codes for MTRNATPATLSQGSLQNQYPSLDPSLIAAFLTEFDIKQQKQLTQLHETLASLCSPVDDNQSLSSVFEKSSLTSASSASDVFNDSSSSPTSSSNNSLASFSTPLGFLQNLFPDIDSKTLQHPSIDDLIRDLQERGGWTESDHTGKQLQTLTSESVEEWAKITKAQRDAAPSNSTISGKPKPKAKRKGKQQPSFVLGVVRHGQLPPHSSKSIYFPSSTEVDPWTYIDSVATRLNAILPNVPTSTFSSSFHNPEYSTPAKALRATLAKLGNTNTVDDFALGALVSLLDDESGDFFDANLCLRATASQPDDAYHLIEILKELDEKVPVIAHYTAPATESSTRKNPNLPGAPPETSFPLSRRHNTASEVLESPFSPAKPVWGTVPVHPKAKAVGAPCSQAVPISGPSDWTTAVGVNRVEQSGIDENDPDACMEVAVYWKEKRHMALKQASETYSRQKHDYGGEAALFYSNQARDYATKEREWRLKAAKAGVKAKQDKTSSKAIDLHGLTVHESLEVVKEGVNIWWSSAGSASIPKEPLQIITGRGVHSRGNVPVIAPAVMKLLERDGWRAHKREGIVYVTGVLFKR; via the exons ATGACCAGGAACGCGACCCCCGCCACCCTATCACAAGGCTCGCTGCAA AACCAGTACCCATCACTGGACCCCTCGCTCATTGCGGCCTTCTTGACGGAATTTGATATCAAACAGCAGAAACAACTCACTCAGCTTCATGAAACCCTCGCCTCCCTGTGTTCCCCGGTCGATGACAACCAGTCATTATCCTCAGTGTTCGAGAAATCCTCCCTCACTTCAGCCAGCTCTGCCTCGGACGTCTTCAACGACTCATCTAGCTCTCCCACGTCATCAAGCAATAACTCGTTGGCCTCGTTTTCAACCCCCCTGGGATTTTTGCAGAACTTATTCCCGGATATCGACTCGAAGACTCTTCA ACATCCTTCTATCGATGACTTGATACGTGATCTACAGGAGAGGGGTGGATGGACTGAGAGTGATCACACGGGTAAACAATTGCAAACCCTAACCTCCGAGTCGGTCGAGGAGTGGGCTAAGATTACCAAAGCACAGCGTGACGCCGCGCCATCAAACTCCACTATCTCTGGTAAACCTAAACCTAAAGCCAAGAGAAAAGGCAAGCAGCAGCCATCGTTCGTGCTCGGTGTTGTTCGGCATGGCCAACTCCCTCCTCATAGTTCGAAGTCCATTTACTTCCCGTCGTCCACCGAAGTCGACCCTTGGACTTATATTGATTCAGTTGCCACACGACTCAATGCAATTCTTCCCAATGTACCGACATCCACCTTCTCCTCATCTTTCCATAATCCTGAATACTCTACCCCTGCAAAAGCCCTTCGCGCTACCCTTGCAAAATTGGGAAACACAAATACTGTCGACGACTTTGCCCTCGGAGCACTCGTTTCCCTGTTGGATGACGAATCTGGTGATTTTTTCGATGCAAATCTATGCCTTCGTGCGACAGCATCCCAACCTGATGATGCTTATCACCTAATTGAGATCCTCAAAGAGCTCGACGAAAAGGTGCCTGTAATCGCTCATTACACCGCCCCAGCAACCGAGTCCTCAACAAGGAAGAACCCCAATTTACCTGGTGCCCCACCGGAGACATCATTTCCCCTCTCCAGGCGTCATAACACAGCTTCTGAAGTACTTgaatccccattttctcctgCTAAGCCGGTATGGGGCACGGTGCCAGTCCATCCCAAGGCCAAAGCGGTCGGAGCGCCTTGCTCTCAAGCAGTACCCATTTCGGGACCCAGTGATTGGACCACTGCTGTTGGCGTGAATCGTGTCGAGCAAAGTGGAATCGATGAGAACGACCCGGATGCATGCATGGAAGTGGCTGTTTATTGGAAGGAGAAGAGGCATATG GCCCTCAAACAAGCTTCTGAAACCTATTCCAGGCAAAAGCATGACTATGGAGGAGAGGCTGCGCTCTTCTACTCTAACCAAGCCAGGGATTATGCTACGAAAGAACGCGAATGGAGGTTGAAGGCAGCCAAAGCGGGTGTCAAAGCCAAGCAAGACAA GACCTCAAGCAAAGCGATCGACCTGCACGGCCTAACGGTGCATGAGTCTTTGGAGGTTGTTAAGGAGGGAGTAAACATCTGGTGGTCATCGGCCGGCTCGG CTTCTATCCCTAAGGAACCTCTTCAAATTATTACAGGTCGAGGCGTGCACTCTAGGGGCAATGTACCGGTCATCGCGCCTGCTGTCATGAAGCTTCTAGAGCGTGATGGATGGAGAGCTCACAAGCGCGAGGGCATTGTCTACGTCACCGGCGTTCTCTTCAAGCGATAG
- a CDS encoding CHAT domain protein: MNNIESSHDANGVPFQSSTPQEILQASGEIDSRLVSERETTALQGTRQLPETEDKEILDAWIKSLVEQLKTLGTKISQKKLDAAELDAKSILQQLGPTKTLPSADKRRQKGLEVLESLSNVILSNIVNFSRNQHYLDIACHVIDESLPFLPPDHPAPADWLFNLAKCYQLRYELAEGPMDIQNAITCLENVVRLTPLGHPKQLFRIESLGEAHRQRWDRTKDSNDLTKALEYYSTASSLEPQDSAAIPSLYAKMAGLFSAWSQADRHYELEGLGRAVELQKYAISLVAEGDARLPTYLRTLGRYYHHRFKRSGNKDDAESAIESQTKAMGLSPEGSMDKLNIMSDLGSSYQARFAYLGNLEDCNSAVRLHEETVSATSDGDPNIVVFLSSLGTSYLERFAYLGIKDDLSKSMDILSRAVSLTPAGDKDLPGRLNNLGLAYNSRFQYFGKLPDIDKAIELQGSAMQLSANGHQQYLSTIYGNLGNSFHSRFSRLKRVSDIESAIFVQTQAVKNTPDEHPTMPGLLDSLGSAYESRFRFRPSRRKMDDLNRAIEYKTRAVNLTPAGNSKLATYLNNLGLAYGARFSQLGQEEDGNKAIDHLNRAVELTRDDHSDKQNWLNNLGNSYRERFRVRKELQDFELAIATLSRAISLTDEGHSNMPMMLSNMALSYLYRFEQSGDQEALDKSITLFQRSSRSSYGHPINKFNSTRILAYLLLSNSRPGFVEAYQSAVNYLPQVVWLGDIASTKLYQVQQLSDFIEEAAAAAMEAQEISLALEWLEQGRSIVWGQHLQLQTPLDELSSINSELAGHLKEAADELYSSASGIFSSPISDASLYLKPMSWNVQQQHQMADRYERLLDEARRIPGFERFLRPKQVSELFQAARYGPVVVVNAHKSRCDALILLPKKNDLIHVPLPNLYRNKILDFNLPPEILAKSSDDTAEFEGLRGVRLKAGKDQFESTLCELWLCVVKPVLEALGYPNDRPPDEPIHMTWNTTGPLSLLPLHAAGDYSRPLTRLYNFAFSSYIPTLSVLLRSNPSPHAHSRIMAVGQEATPGQAPLPCTKQELEFIQIHAKDSIHYTQLTGSEATAQAVISEMEDSDWIHFACHAYQQPFAPLDSSFKLHESDLRLRQIMQKHFRNKGLAFLSACQTASGDKNLPNESSHLAAGMLIAGYPCVIATMWAIVDSDAPLVADHVYSQLIKGGKLNYEGSARALHDAVAVLREKVGEKSFTRWAPFIHVGS, encoded by the exons ATGAATAATATCGAAAGTTCTCACGATGCGAACGGGGTC CCTTTTCAAAGTTCCACGCCTCAAGAAATACTGCAG GCATCTGGGGAAATAGACTCACGACTAGTCAGTGAACGAGAAACAACTGCACTTCAAGGCACCCGCCAGCTACCTGAGACCGAA GATAAAGAAATTTTGGACGCTTGGATTAAGTCACTTGTAGAACAGCTCAAAACTTTGGGCACTAAAATCAG CCAGAAAAAATTGGATGCCGCAGAGCTGGATGCAAAGAGCATCCTTCAACAGCTCGGCCCGACGAAAACGCTCCCATCCGCAGACAAACGTCGTCAGAAAGGCCTAGAAGTCCTTGAGTCCCTCAGCAACGTGATATTATCCAATATTGTAAACTTCTCCCGCAATCAACACTATCTCGATATTGCTTGCCACGTTATCGATGAATCGTTGCCATTCTTACCGCCCGACCACCCAGCACCCGCTGACTGGCTTTTCAATTTGGCTAAATGCTATCAGCTCCGATACGAACTTGCGGAAGGTCCTATGGACATCCAAAATGCTATAACTTGCTTGGAGAACGTCGTGAGACTCACCCCGCTCGGCCACCCAAAACAACTATTTCGGATCGAATCGCTTGGAGAGGCACATCGGCAGCGCTGGGATCGAACCAAAGACTCCAACGACCTTACTAAGGCTTTGGAATACTATTCCACAGCCAGTTCACTTGAACCTCAAGATAGCGCAGCGATTCCCTCTCTTTATGCGAAAATGGCCGGGCTATTTTCGGCATGGTCTCAAGCAGACAGACATTACGAGCTCGAAGGACTCGGCAGGGCTGTAGAACTTCAAAAATACGCGATTAGTCTAGTCGCAGAAGGAGATGCCCGTCTCCCAACGTACCTTCGCACCCTCGGCCGATATTATCATCACAGGTTCAAGCGCTCGGGAAATAAAGATGATGCCGAATCCGCAATAGAGTCTCAAACCAAAGCCATGGGGCTTAGTCCTGAGGGAAGCATGGATAAACTAAATATCATGAGCGACCTCGGGAGCTCTTATCAGGCTAGATTCGCTTACTTAGGTAACCTGGAGGACTGTAACAGCGCTGTTCGACTCCATGAAGAAACGGTATCCGCCACGTCTGATGGTGATCCCAACATAGTCGTATTCCTTTCGAGTCTCGGAACCTCGTATTTAGAACGCTTCGCCTATTTGGGTATAAAGGATGATCTTTCCAAATCAATGGACATTTTGTCCCGAGCAGTGTCGCTTACACCGGCAGGCGACAAGGATCTTCCTGGCCGACTCAATAATCTCGGCCTAGCGTACAATTCTCGCTTTCAATACTTTGGAAAATTACCAGACATTGACAAGGCAATCGAGCTCCAAGGGTCGGCGATGCAGCTCTCAGCGAATGGTCATCAGCAATACTTATCAACAATATACGGAAACTTAGGCAACTCTTTTCATTCTAGATTCTCTCGGCTAAAACGTGTGTCTGATATTGAATCTGCAATCTTTGTTCAAACTCAGGCAGTGAAGAATACTCCCGATGAACATCCAACCATGCCTGGGCTACTAGACAGTCTTGGCTCTGCCTATGAATCGCGTTTCAGATTTAGACCCTCACGCCGGAAAATGGATGACTTGAACAGGGCCATAGAATACAAGACCCGTGCTGTAAACCTAACTCCAGCAGGCAACTCAAAGTTGGCTACCTATTTGAATAACCTTGGTCTTGCTTATGGAGCTCGATTTTCTCAGTTAGGCCAGGAAGAAGATGGGAACAAGGCCATCGACCACTTGAACCGAGCAGTGGAACTGACACGTGATGACCATTCAGATAAACAGAATTGGTTAAATAACTTGGGTAATTCGTATAGGGAGCGGTTCCGGGTCCGCAAAGAGCTCCAAGACTTTGAACTTGCTATCGCTACCCTATCTCGGGCTATATCGCTCACCGACGAAGGACATTCAAATATGCCTATGATGCTGAGTAACATGGCGCTCTCTTACCTTTATCGATTTGAACAATCCGGTGACCAAGAAGCACTAGATAAATCTATTACTCTATTTCAAAGGTCCTCTCGGTCCTCTTACGGCCATCCTATCAATAAATTCAATTCAACGCGTATCTTAGCATATTTGTTGCTGTCAAACTCTCGTCCTGGGTTTGTTGAGGCATATCAATCAGCTGTTAATTATTTGCCTCAAGTAGTCTGGCTCGGGGATATTGCAAGCACAAAGCTTTACCAGGTACAACAACTCAGCGACTTCATTGAAGAGGCGGCTGCGGCTGCAATGGAAGCTCAAGAAATCTCTCTTGCCCTTGAATGGCTTGAACAAGGGCGTTCAATAGTGTGGGGTCAGCATCTCCAGCTTCAAACACCTCTTGATGAGCTTTCGTCCATTAATTCTGAACTGGCCGGTCACCTCAAAGAAGCCGCAGACGAGCTATATAGCAGCGCGTCTGGAATTTTTTCGTCCCCAATCTCCGATGCTAGTCTGTATTTAAAACCTATGAGCTGGAATGTTCAACAACAACACCAGATGGCAGATCGATATGAGAGACTTCTGGATGAAGCGCGCAGAATTCCTGGTTTTGAACGTTTCCTACGTCCCAAGCAAGTTTCCGAGCTTTTTCAGGCCGCTCGATACGGCCCTGTCGTCGTTGTTAATGCACACAAATCAAGATGCGATGCCCTCATCCTACTCCCAAAAAAGAACGACCTTATACATGTCCCCCTTCCGAATCTTTATCGCAACAAGATACTAGATTTTAATTTACCCCCCGAAATTTTGGCGAAGTCATCCGATGACACCGCAGAGTTTGAGGGCCTCAGAGGAGTTCGTTTAAAGGCGGGAAAAGATCAATTCGAGAGCACCCTGTGCGAATTGTGGCTATGTGTTGTAAAACCAGTCCTCGAAGCCCTTGGGTATCCA AATGACCGCCCACCAGATGAGCCCATCCACATGACATGGAACACCACAGGCCCTCTATCGCTACTCCCACTCCACGCGGCTGGGGACTACAGCAGGCCTCTCACGAGGCTGTACAATTTTGCATTTTCCTCCTACATTCCAACTCTGAGTGTCCTTCTGCGCTCCAACCCATCGCCTCATGCCCACTCCCGTATTATGGCCGTCGGCCAGGAGGCAACGCCAGGACAAGCGCCACTTCCATGTACCAAGCAAGAGCTAGAATTCATTCAAATCCATGCTAAGGATTCGATTCACTATACTCAACTTACAGGCTCCGAAGCCACGGCACAGGCCGTAATCTCCGAGATGGAAGATTCTGACTGGATTCACTTTGCTTGTCATGCGTATCAACAGCCCTTTGCACCGTTAGATTCTAGCTTCAAGTTACACGAGAGCGACTTGAGGCTTCGACAAATCATGCAAAAGCATTTTCGGAATAAGGGATTGGCCTTTTTGTCTGCTTGCCAGACTGCATCCGGTGACAAGAACCTTCCTAATGAGTCGTCACACCTTGCCGCGGGGATGCTGATAGCTGGCTACCCTTGCGTCATAGCTACAATGTGGGCGATTGTAGATAGTGATGCTCCCTTAGTtgcagaccatgtatattcGCAACTGATCAAGGGTGGGAAGCTGAATTATGAAGGGTCTGCAAGAGCGCTGCATGATGCGGTTGCAGTGCTAAGAGAAAAGGTTGGGGAGAAATCTTTTACGAGATGGGCTCCTTTTATTCATGTTGGATCATAA
- a CDS encoding aromatic di-alanine and TPR containing protein, whose amino-acid sequence MQDANNNQTSSLPLAPSINQDDKSAAELASNLLKGMNPEDPGPPVLSLDFVNCSNFPEAGLGSTSMASLETSDNQTNTPTSVGENEQPGDGPQTEDSACEDDQVIELFKSLLASELHDGLQAQDTTPGIQGFLRVIQQHLYAVQASGAEALTRDVVTTLSKPANRDEDDHFAATSKRTFRHQLLIWMAQQQSRKYDNGGDINALNQAIALYEQCIAGPSAHSSAESDILSNLGACLTGRFERLGNLEDIDNAVDCFSHLARMTSDSDENLTARLANLGAAYISRFQRLGSLEDNEQAVQCLRHAVSIAQKNDEGLPACLNNLGNAYLTLYRTTGRMNAIDEALSVLEQAVICTPVGHADLASRLNNLGNVYLTRFERLGYMSDLHKAIELQSHGVKLTRITHKDLPGQLNNLGNAHMSRFEHLGGLEDVEHAIECLTQAVVQTPPRHPNMPSRLSNLGNAHMSRFEHLGRLEDVEHAIECLTQAVVQTPPRHPDMPGQLNNLGNAHMSRFKHLGGLEDVEHAIECLTQAVVQTPPRHPDMPGQLNNLGNAHMSRFKHLGGLEDVEHAIECLTQAVVQTPPRHPNMPSRLNNLGNAHMSRFKHLGGLEDVEHAIECLTQAVVQTPPRHPDMPGQLNNLGSAHMSRFEHLGGLEDVEHAIECLTQAVVQTPPRHPNMPSRLNNLGNAHMSRFEHLGGLEDVEHAIECLTQAVVQTPPRHPNMPSRLNNLGNAHMSRFEHLGGLEDVEHAIECLTQAVVQTPPRHPNMPSRLSNLGNAHMSRFKHLGGLEDVEHAIECLTQAVVQTPPRHPNMPSRLSNLGNAHMSRFEHLGSRTNASAPSNMPGQLNNLGNAHMSRFKHLGGLEDVEHAIECLTQAVVQTPPRHPNMPSRLNNLGNAHMSRFKHLGGLEDVEHAIECLTQAVVQTPPRHPDMPSQLNNLGSAHMSRFEHLGGLEDVEHAIECLTQAVVQTPPRHPDMPSRLNNLGNAHMSRFKHLGGLEDVEHAIECLTQAVVQTPPRHPNMPSQLNNLGSAYISRFEHLGDIQDADRAIEHLASATQLQTGHPDQCATLANLGNAYSHRFRRLRRIEDLNQAIKCKAQAVELAPSNHASLPSLLSSLGASLQQRFDQTGCTQDLDNAIICHHEAVSLASESHVGYASYLNNLGNAYLGRFEAHHQQEDIKNAVDHFKKATLCTQKDHVGLPGLLANLSNALSQEFEAFEDSTVLEQAIEAQTQAVSLVPVGHVDYPRFHSQLAHLHITRMKHPSDLLDIATAAAHLQAAAKSKVGHPRDRFAAAREAAFLSSKLSLPDTIDTFQLAIDMIPQLIWVGATVDDRYRDLPLLGDLTQQAAVAAVDAGNHNASAPDPLVELSSSHPKLAQELEQTAAELSRASSDPVRPVLDEPTTGNPQSHQQDLRGHHIRSTAAKYEHLLSEARSIPGFERFMLPRKASELLQAASHHPVVVVNLHESRCDALALIAGSSNIQHIPLPNMTYEKAEIARIRIRYSLNGRGLEERYSIRGMNRLGEQDYFPKVLATLWTDLVQPVLQALGYMPRRSEDLPHLTWCITGLLSFLPVHAAGHYDRPMEKLSDYAITSYTPTLAALLPSSRTCSTSSPSLLTVGQAATPNMSPLPGTTTELAIIKEHIPSGISCKQLDGESAEVSSVLDAMKSYSCVHLACHAHQNLTHPTESGFYLHDGTLTLRDIMQQSFKHKHLAFLSACQTAKGDDGLPDEAVHLASGMLMAGYPSVIATMWSIADVHAPTIADEVYARLMKEGSIGPGDTARALHYAVAKLREQLRAKDFVLWMPYIHIGI is encoded by the exons ATGCAAGACGCAAACAACAATCAAACGAGCTCACTCCCCTTGGCGCCGAGTATAAACCAAGACGACAAATCAGCCGCTGAGCTGGCATCCAACCT GCTCAAAGGAATGAAT CCCGAGGATCCTGGACCGCCTGTCTTGTCGCTAGACTTTGTGAATTGCTCGAACTTTCCAGAAGCGGGTCTAGGATCAACGAGCATG GCTTCGCTAGAGACCTCAGATAATCAAACAAATACCCCCACTTCTGTGGGCGAGAACGAACAACCGGGGGATGGCCCGCAGACGGAAGACTCAGCATGCGAAGATGACCAAGTAATCGAACTATTTAAGTCTTTATTAGCTTCTGAGCTACACGATGGCTTGCAAGCCCAAGACACTACTCCTGGCATTCAGGGATTTCTACGAGTGATACAACAGCATCTCTATGCCGTCCAAGCTAGTGGGGCTGAGGCCTTGACAAGAGATGTGGTTACCACACTCTCAAAGCCCGCAAACCGCGACGAAGACGACCACTTTGCCGCAACCTCCAAACGTACTTTTCGTCACCAGCTACTCATATGGATGGCACAACAGCAAAGTCGCAAGTACGATAACGGTGGGGACATAAATGCCCTCAACCAAGCGATTGCTCTCTACGAGCAGTGCATAGCCGGACCTTCCGCCCATAGCTCTGCTGAATCTGATATACTAAGTAATCTTGGCGCCTGTCTTACTGGGCGATTCGAGCGTCTGGGTAACCTGGAAGACATCGACAACGCAGTCGATTGTTTCTCGCACTTGGCTCGCATGACTTCCGATAGCGATGAGaaccttacagccagattgGCCAACCTCGGGGCGGCATACATTAGTCGGTTCCAGCGCTTAGGGAGCCTGGAAGATAACGAACAAGCAGTACAATGCCTTAGGCATGCAGTGTCTATAGCACAGAAGAACGATGAAGGACTGCCTGCCTGTCTCAACAACCTTGGAAACGCGTACCTGACACTGTATAGAACAACGGGCAGAATGAATGCCATTGACGAAGCACTCTCAGTCTTGGAGCAGGCGGTTATCTGTACCCCAGTTGGGCATGCTGATTTGGCCTCTCGCTTGAACAACCTCGGAAATGTGTATCTGACCCGATTCGAGCGGTTGGGCTACATGAGCGATCTGCATAAGGCGATCGAGCTACAGTCTCATGGAGTCAAACTGACACGCATCACGCACAAGGATCTACCCGGTCAGCTCAATAACCTCGGAAATgcccatatgtcccgattcgagcacttgggtggactcgaggatgtagagcatgcaatcgagtgcttgacacaggcagtcgtacaaacgcccccgcgCCATCCAAACATGCCCAGTCGGCTCAGTAACCTCGGAAAcgcccatatgtcccgattcGAGCACTTGGGTAGACTCGAAGATgtagagcatgcaatcgagtgcttgacacaggcagtcgtacaaacgcctcCGCGCCATCCAGACATGCCCGGTCAGCTCAATAACCTCGGAAAcgcccatatgtcccgattcaagcacttgggtggactcgaggatgtagagcatgcaatcgagtgcttgacacaggcagtcgtacaaacgcctcCGCGCCATCCAGACATGCCCGGTCAGCTCAATAACCTCGGAAAcgcccatatgtcccgattcaagcacttgggtggactcgaggatgtagagcatgcaatcgagtgcttgacacaggcagtcgtacaaacgcctcCGCGCCATCCAAACATGCCCAGTCGGCTCAATAACCTCGGAAAcgcccatatgtcccgattcaagcacttgggtggactcgaggatgtagagcatgcaatcgagtgcttgacccaggcagtcgtacaaacgcccccgcgCCATCCAGACATGCCCGGTCAGCTGAATAACCTCGGAAGcgcccatatgtcccgattcgagcacttgggtggactcgaggatgtagagcatgcaatcgagtgcttgacacaggcagtcgtacaaacgcccccgcgCCATCCAAACATGCCCAGTCGGCTCAATAACCTCGGAAAcgcccatatgtcccgattcgagcacttgggtggactcgaggatgtagagcatgcaatcgagtgcttgacccaggcagtcgtacaaacgcccccgcgCCATCCAAACATGCCCAGTCGGCTCAATAACCTCGGAAAcgcccatatgtcccgattcGAGCATTTGggtggactcgaggatgtagagcatgcaatcgagtgcttgacacaggcagtcgtacaaacgcccccgcgCCATCCAAACATGCCCAGTCGGCTCAGTAACCTCGGAAAcgcccatatgtcccgattcaagcacttgggtggactcgaggatgtagagcatgcaatcgagtgcttgacacaggcagtcgtacaaacgcccccgcgCCATCCAAACATGCCCAGTCGGCTCAGTAACCTCGGAAAcgcccatatgtcccgattcGAGCACTTGG gcagtcgtacaaacgcctcCGCGCCATCCAACATGCCCGGTCAGCTCAATAACCTCGGAAAcgcccatatgtcccgattcaagcacttgggtggactcgaggatgtagagcatgcaatcgagtgcttgacacaggcagtcgtacaaacgcccccgcgCCATCCAAACATGCCCAGTCGGCTCAATAACCTCGGAAAcgcccatatgtcccgattcaagcacttgggtggactcgaagatgtagagcatgcaatcgagtgcttgacacaggcagtcgtacaaacgcccccgcgCCATCCAGACATGCCCAGTCAGCTGAATAACCTCGGAAGcgcccatatgtcccgattcgagcacttgggtggactcgaggatgtagagcatgcaatcgagtgcttgacacaggcagtcgtacaaacgcccccgcgCCATCCAGACATGCCCAGTCGGCTCAATAACCTCGGAAAcgcccatatgtcccgattcaagcacttgggtggactcgaggatgtagagcatgcaatcgagtgcttgacccaggcagtcgtacaaacgcccccgcgCCATCCAAACATGCCCAGTCAGCTTAATAACCTCGGAAGCGCATATATCAGTCGCTTTGAACATCTTGGAGATATACAGGACGCTGACCGGGCAATTGAACATCTCGCCTCAGCCACTCAGTTGCAGACCGGTCATCCAGATCAATGTGCTACACTTGCAAACCTTGGTAACGCATACTCACACAGGTTTCGACGGTTACGACGTATAGAAGACCTAAACCAAGCCATAAAATGTAAAGCTCAAGCAGTAGAACTGGCCCCTAGCAATCATGCTAGTCTTCCATCGCTTCTCTCTAGTCTCGGAGCGTCGTTACAACAACGCTTTGATCAGACAGGCTGCACTCAGGATCTAGATAACGCCATCATTTGTCATCATGAAGCAGTCAGTCTGGCTTCTGAGAGCCATGTCGGCTATGCTAGTTATCTCAACAACCTGGGTAACGCATATCTCGGTCGGTTTGAAGCCCATCATCAGCAGGAGGACATAAAGAATGCAGTAGATCACTTCAAGAAGGCAACGCTATGCACTCAGAAAGATCATGTTGGCCTTCCGGGTCTTCTGGCAAATCTATCAAATGCTCTCAGTCAGGAGTTCGAGGCGTTTGAGGACTCAACGGTGCTGGAGCAAGCAATCGAGGCTCAGACTCAAGCTGTATCCTTGGTTCCTGTGGGGCATGTAGACTACCCACGCTTTCATTCGCAGCTAGCTCATCTCCACATCACCCGAATGAAACATCCCTCAGATCTACTCGACATAGCTACGGCTGCTGCTCACCTTCAAGCTGCCGCCAAGTCTAAAGTAGGACATCCTCGTGACAGATTTGCGGCTGCCCGTGAGGCAGCGTTTTTGAGCTCTAAGCTGTCACTGCCCGACACGATCGATACATTCCAACTGGCCATCGATATGATACCCCAGCTCATCTGGGTAGGCGCCACAGTCGACGACAGATATAGGGACTTACCACTTCTTGGCGACCTCACTCAGCAGGCTGCTGTTGCGGCAGTCGACGCGGGAAATCATA ACGCTTCAGCTCCAGACCCCCTTGTCGAGCTCTCCTCCAGTCACCCAAAGCTAGCGCAAGAGCTTGAACAAACAGCTGCTGAGCTGAGCCGGGCTAGCTCGGACCCAGTACGGCCTGTTTTAGACGAACCTACGACCGGAAATCCCCAATCACATCAACAAGATCTCCGAGGGCATCATATACGCAGCACTGCCGCCAAATACGAACATCTGCTGTCCGAGGCCAGGAGTATCCCTGGATTCGAGCGTTTCATGCTGCCAAGGAAGGCCTCTGAGCTACTACAGGCCGCAAGCCATCACCCTGTCGTAGTCGTCAACCTCCACGAGTCTCGTTGCGATGCGCTAGCACTCATTGCCGGAAGCTCTAACATACAGCATATACCACTACCCAATATGACATACGAGAAAGCAGAGATCGCACGGATAAGGATCCGATACTCACTTAATGGGCGTGGCTTGGAAGAGCGATATAGTATACGCGGTATGAATCGCTTAGGCGAGCAGGACTATTTCCCTAAAGTGCTCGCTACACTCTGGACCGACCTTGTACAGCCGGTGTTACAGGCGTTGGGCTATATG CCACGTCGTTCAGAAGACCTCCCGCATCTTACTTGGTGTATAACAGGTCTGCTAtcattccttccagtacatGCAGCCGGACACTATGACCGCCCGATGGAGAAGCTCTCAGACTATGCTATCACATCCTACACCCCTACCCTCGCCGCATTACTGCCGAGCAGCCGCACTTGCTCGACATCCTCGCCCAGCCTGCTTACCGTGGGTCAAGCGGCTACACCCAACATGAGTCCATTACCTGGAACAACAACCGAACTAGCCATTATCAAGGAGCATATCCCTTCAGGAATCAGCTGCAAGCAACTGGACGGCGAGAGCGCCGAGGTTTCGAGCGTACTCGATGCGATGAAGAGTTACTCATGCGTTCACCTAGCCTGCCATGCACATCAGAACCTAACTCACCCAACCGAGAGCGGGTTTTATCTTCATGACGGCACTCTCACCCTTCGTGACATCATGCAACAATCGTTCAAACACAAGCATCTCGCGTTTCTCTCTGCGTGCCAGACTGCCAAAGGAGACGACGGGCTTCCTGACGAAGCGGTACATCTGGCCTCGGGGATGCTGATGGCCGGGTATCCGAGTGTAATTGCCACGATGTGGTCGATAGCTGACGTCCATGCTCCGACAATCGCTGATGAGGTATATGCTCGGCTGATGAAAGAAGGGAGTATTGGGCCAGGTGATACGGCTAGGGCGCTTCACTATGCGGTAGCAAAGCTGCGAGAGCAACTGAGGGCCAAGGACTTTGTGCTCTGGATGCCGTACATTCATATCGGAATCTAG